One segment of Yersinia kristensenii DNA contains the following:
- a CDS encoding phage tail assembly protein has translation MTKENENIVTLESPVKRGGQEVASITLIKPNAGTLRGVSLAAVANSEVDALIKVLPRMTYPSLTEQEVAALELPDLVALAGKVVGFLSPNSVQ, from the coding sequence ATGACGAAAGAAAACGAGAATATCGTCACTTTGGAAAGCCCAGTTAAACGTGGCGGGCAGGAAGTCGCGAGTATCACCCTGATCAAACCCAATGCCGGGACCCTGCGCGGTGTCAGTCTGGCGGCAGTAGCGAACTCTGAGGTTGACGCGCTGATTAAGGTGTTGCCGCGTATGACTTATCCGTCACTGACTGAACAGGAAGTCGCCGCATTAGAACTGCCCGACCTTGTGGCACTGGCTGGTAAGGTGGTGGGTTTTTTATCGCCGAATTCGGTGCAGTAG
- a CDS encoding phage late control D family protein: MLDVLTKDAGSILMPDFMLTLDSHDITGNISNRLINLTLTDNRGFEADQLDIELDDADGRVELPLRGAVLTLFLGWKGFALIGKGSFTVDEVEHRGAPDTVTIRARSADFRGTLNSRREGSWHDTTLGAIVEAIATRNKLIASVAPALASIKIPHIDQSQESDAKFLTRLAERNGGEVSVKAGKLLFLIAGRGVTASGHPIPPVTLTRSDGDRHQFAIADRGAYTGVTAKWLHTKDPKPQKQKVKLQRKPKEQHLRALQHPKAKPEAKKKTTKEQETREGEYMVGEADNTFTLTTTYASKAQAIRAAQAKWDKLQRGVAEFSITLAVGRPELYPETPVKVKGFKSVIDNQPWIITKVIHSLNNSGYTTNLELEVLLSDISYEAIDG; the protein is encoded by the coding sequence ATGTTAGATGTGCTGACAAAAGATGCGGGTAGTATCTTGATGCCGGATTTTATGTTAACGCTTGATAGTCATGATATTACCGGAAATATCAGCAACCGCTTGATAAATCTAACGCTGACTGATAATCGCGGCTTTGAAGCCGACCAGCTTGATATTGAGCTTGATGACGCCGACGGACGGGTTGAGTTGCCGCTACGCGGTGCTGTTTTGACGTTGTTTCTCGGCTGGAAAGGATTTGCGCTGATCGGTAAAGGCAGCTTTACCGTTGATGAAGTGGAACATCGCGGCGCACCGGATACCGTGACCATCCGTGCCAGAAGTGCAGATTTTCGTGGAACGCTAAATTCCAGACGCGAGGGATCATGGCATGACACCACGCTCGGCGCTATCGTTGAAGCCATCGCCACGCGGAACAAACTCATTGCCAGCGTAGCTCCGGCATTAGCCTCAATTAAAATTCCGCACATCGACCAGTCGCAGGAGTCCGACGCTAAATTCCTCACTCGCCTTGCAGAACGGAACGGAGGCGAAGTCTCCGTCAAAGCGGGGAAGCTGTTGTTTCTCATAGCTGGTCGCGGCGTAACGGCCAGTGGTCACCCCATTCCACCAGTCACTCTCACTCGCAGCGACGGCGATCGGCACCAATTTGCCATCGCTGATCGGGGCGCTTACACCGGCGTTACAGCTAAGTGGTTACACACCAAAGACCCGAAGCCGCAAAAGCAAAAAGTGAAGCTCCAGCGCAAACCCAAGGAACAGCATTTAAGGGCGTTACAACACCCCAAAGCGAAACCGGAAGCGAAGAAAAAAACCACTAAAGAGCAGGAAACTCGCGAGGGTGAATATATGGTGGGCGAAGCGGATAACACGTTTACCCTGACGACAACTTATGCCAGCAAAGCGCAAGCCATACGCGCTGCTCAGGCAAAATGGGATAAATTACAACGTGGTGTGGCGGAATTTTCTATTACTTTGGCCGTTGGCAGGCCAGAGCTATACCCGGAAACCCCTGTCAAAGTGAAAGGATTTAAGTCAGTGATCGATAACCA
- a CDS encoding phage major tail tube protein yields MAMPRKLKMMNVFLNGYNYQGVAKSITLPKLTRKLENYRGAGMNGCAPVDLGLDDDALSMEWSLGGFPDAVIWELYAATGINAVPIRFSGSYQRDDSGETVAVEVVMRGRQKEIDTGEGKEGEDTEAKISVVCTYFKLTLDGKELVEIDTLNLIEKVNGVDRLEQHRRNIGL; encoded by the coding sequence ATGGCAATGCCACGCAAACTGAAAATGATGAATGTGTTCCTGAATGGCTACAATTATCAGGGCGTCGCCAAGTCAATTACATTACCCAAACTGACCCGTAAGCTCGAAAACTATCGCGGTGCGGGCATGAATGGCTGTGCTCCGGTCGATCTCGGTTTGGATGATGATGCTCTGTCAATGGAATGGTCGCTTGGTGGTTTCCCTGATGCGGTTATCTGGGAGTTGTATGCTGCCACTGGTATAAATGCGGTACCGATTCGTTTTTCTGGCTCTTACCAGCGCGATGATAGCGGCGAAACGGTGGCCGTCGAAGTCGTGATGCGGGGCCGCCAGAAAGAGATCGACACCGGCGAAGGCAAAGAGGGAGAGGATACTGAAGCGAAAATCTCGGTGGTCTGCACTTACTTCAAGCTGACGCTGGATGGTAAAGAATTGGTCGAAATAGACACCCTTAATCTGATTGAGAAGGTGAATGGCGTCGACCGCCTCGAGCAACATCGCCGCAATATCGGCCTGTAA
- a CDS encoding GpE family phage tail protein, producing the protein MADIAVIFHWPPSELYPLSLTELITWREKALQRSGNTHE; encoded by the coding sequence ATGGCAGATATTGCCGTGATATTCCACTGGCCACCATCAGAGTTATATCCCCTGAGTCTGACCGAACTCATCACATGGCGCGAAAAAGCGCTCCAGCGAAGTGGAAATACCCATGAGTAA
- a CDS encoding phage tail tape measure protein, which produces MSNNVKLQVLLKAVDQATRPFKSIQTASKSLSGDIRETQKSLRELSGQASRIEGFRKTSAQLAVTGQELKRAKEAARALAIQFRNTEQPTRAQAQAMEAARKNAAALQFKHNSLRQAVQRQRQELSQAGINTRTLAADERRLKNAISETTAQLNRQREALAQVSAQQAKLNAVKQRYQAGKELAGNAASIGAAGVGIATSGTLAGAALLKSGYDFAQKNSELQAVLGVTKDSAEMAALRKQARQLGDNTAASADDAAGAQIIIAKAGGDVDAIQAATPVTLNMALANRRTMEENAGLLMGMKSAFQLANNKVAHIGDVISMAMNKTAANFDGLSDALTYAAPVAKNAGVSIEETAAMVGALHDAKITGSMAGTGSRAVLSRLQAPTGKAWDAIKELGVKTADPKGNTRPIFTILKEMQASFEQNKLGTAQRAEYMKTIFGEEASSAAAVLMTAAVTGKLDQLTAAFKASDGKTEELVNIMQDNLGGDFKAFQSAYQAVGTDLYDQQESSLRKLVHTATRYVLKLDLWIQKNKGLAQTLGTIAAVTLGIVGIIGAIGLVAWPVITGVNAIIAAAGALGTVFTSVCGAIMTAIGAISWPVVAVVAAIAAGALLIRKYWQPISAFFGGVVAGLKAAFAPIGGMFAPLKPMFDSLGEGLQKVWQWFKDLIAPVKSSKETLDSCRNAGVIFGQALADALMLPLNAFNKLRSGIDWVLEKLGIINKESSTLDQTAAKASAVTQSGSYIPATSTYGGYQAYQPVTAPAGRSFVDQSKNDYHITLSGDVSTSDNLNRQLRDALEQYEREKRARMRASMTFDG; this is translated from the coding sequence ATGAGTAACAACGTTAAGTTACAGGTATTACTCAAGGCTGTTGACCAAGCAACGCGCCCGTTTAAATCCATTCAGACAGCGAGTAAATCGCTGTCTGGGGATATTCGGGAAACGCAAAAATCATTACGCGAACTGAGCGGTCAGGCATCCCGTATTGAGGGATTCCGTAAGACCAGCGCGCAGCTTGCCGTCACCGGTCAGGAGCTGAAAAGAGCAAAAGAAGCAGCTCGCGCGTTAGCTATTCAGTTTAGAAACACCGAACAGCCGACCCGCGCACAGGCTCAGGCGATGGAGGCAGCCCGCAAAAATGCCGCCGCTCTTCAGTTCAAACATAATAGCTTACGACAGGCAGTACAGCGCCAGCGTCAGGAACTCAGTCAGGCGGGTATTAATACACGCACATTGGCGGCAGATGAGCGACGTCTGAAAAACGCCATCAGCGAAACCACGGCACAGCTCAATCGTCAGCGTGAAGCGTTGGCGCAGGTCAGTGCGCAACAGGCAAAACTCAACGCGGTAAAGCAGCGCTATCAGGCAGGTAAAGAGCTGGCGGGTAATGCAGCATCAATCGGGGCTGCTGGTGTAGGGATTGCAACTTCTGGCACGTTAGCCGGTGCTGCGCTGCTGAAATCCGGTTATGACTTTGCACAGAAGAACTCCGAGTTACAGGCGGTGCTCGGCGTGACAAAAGACTCTGCAGAAATGGCGGCATTACGCAAGCAGGCGCGCCAACTTGGCGATAATACCGCAGCCTCTGCCGACGATGCTGCGGGTGCGCAGATTATTATCGCTAAAGCGGGCGGTGATGTGGACGCCATTCAGGCTGCGACACCGGTCACGCTAAATATGGCTCTGGCGAATCGACGCACGATGGAGGAAAACGCCGGATTGCTGATGGGGATGAAATCAGCCTTTCAGCTTGCAAACAATAAGGTCGCGCATATAGGTGATGTGATCTCAATGGCCATGAATAAGACCGCCGCTAATTTTGATGGTCTCAGTGATGCATTAACCTACGCCGCCCCGGTGGCGAAAAATGCCGGTGTCAGTATTGAGGAAACCGCCGCTATGGTCGGCGCACTGCATGATGCAAAAATCACCGGTTCAATGGCGGGTACGGGAAGTCGTGCAGTATTGAGTCGCTTACAGGCTCCGACCGGTAAGGCGTGGGATGCAATAAAAGAGCTGGGAGTAAAAACTGCCGACCCCAAAGGCAACACGCGGCCAATTTTTACCATCCTGAAAGAGATGCAGGCCAGCTTTGAGCAAAATAAACTGGGTACTGCCCAACGCGCCGAATACATGAAAACCATTTTTGGCGAGGAAGCCAGTTCGGCCGCTGCAGTTTTAATGACCGCTGCGGTAACCGGTAAACTCGACCAGCTTACCGCTGCTTTTAAAGCTTCTGACGGCAAAACCGAGGAACTGGTCAACATTATGCAGGACAACCTCGGCGGCGACTTTAAAGCATTTCAGTCGGCATATCAGGCCGTGGGGACTGACCTGTATGACCAACAGGAGTCTTCACTGCGCAAACTGGTACACACGGCCACCCGATATGTGTTGAAACTGGATCTCTGGATCCAGAAAAACAAAGGATTGGCTCAGACATTAGGCACTATTGCTGCGGTGACCCTTGGCATTGTCGGCATAATTGGAGCCATTGGCCTCGTGGCGTGGCCGGTTATCACTGGTGTGAATGCCATTATTGCTGCGGCTGGCGCGCTAGGCACCGTGTTCACCTCGGTATGCGGCGCGATTATGACTGCCATTGGTGCGATCAGTTGGCCGGTGGTGGCTGTTGTAGCAGCCATTGCCGCCGGCGCGTTACTTATCCGTAAATACTGGCAACCTATCAGCGCATTTTTTGGTGGTGTAGTTGCTGGACTCAAGGCAGCATTTGCACCGATCGGTGGAATGTTCGCGCCGCTTAAGCCGATGTTTGATTCCCTCGGCGAAGGCCTGCAAAAGGTCTGGCAATGGTTTAAAGACCTCATTGCACCAGTGAAATCCAGTAAAGAAACACTCGACAGTTGCCGCAATGCAGGCGTGATATTTGGTCAGGCGCTGGCTGATGCGCTGATGCTGCCGCTCAATGCCTTTAACAAATTGCGCAGTGGTATTGATTGGGTGCTGGAAAAGCTAGGTATTATCAATAAGGAATCCAGCACACTTGACCAAACTGCGGCTAAAGCCAGTGCCGTGACCCAGAGCGGCTCCTACATTCCAGCGACCAGTACTTATGGTGGCTATCAGGCCTATCAGCCAGTTACCGCACCTGCGGGCCGCTCTTTCGTTGACCAGAGCAAAAACGATTACCACATCACGCTCTCTGGTGACGTCTCAACGAGTGACAATCTTAACCGCCAGCTTCGCGATGCTCTCGAACAATATGAACGGGAAAAGCGCGCCCGTATGCGTGCCAGCATGACATTCGATGGATAA
- a CDS encoding phage tail sheath protein encodes MSDYHHGVQVIEINDGTRVISTVSTAIVGMVCTASDADAATFPLNEPVLITNVQSAIAKAGKKGTLAAALQAIADQSKPVIVVVRVEEGSGDDEEAKLAQTVSNIIGTTDENGKYTGLKALLTAEAVTGVKPRILGVPGLDTKEVAVALASTCQKLRAFGYVSAWDCKTVSEAKAYRENFSQRELMVIWPDFLAWNTATNTTAIAYATARALGLRAKIDQEQGWHKTLSNVGVNGVTGISASVFWDLQEPGTDADLLNESGITTLIRKDGFRFWGNRTCSDDPLFLFENYTRTAQVIADTLAEGHRWAVDKPVTTTLIRDIVDGINAKFRELKTNGYIVDASCWFDEDANNAETLKAGKLYIDYDYTPVPPLENLTLRQRITDKYLANLVSSVNSK; translated from the coding sequence ATGAGTGACTATCACCACGGCGTACAGGTCATCGAAATCAACGACGGTACCCGTGTCATTTCTACTGTCTCAACCGCGATTGTTGGTATGGTCTGCACGGCCAGCGATGCAGATGCAGCAACATTTCCCCTCAATGAGCCGGTGTTAATTACCAATGTACAGAGCGCCATCGCCAAAGCCGGTAAAAAAGGCACATTGGCCGCAGCATTACAGGCTATTGCCGATCAGTCGAAACCCGTCATTGTTGTTGTGCGTGTGGAGGAGGGTTCCGGCGATGATGAAGAAGCCAAACTCGCGCAGACAGTTTCCAACATCATTGGCACCACTGATGAAAACGGTAAATATACTGGCCTGAAAGCCCTGCTTACCGCCGAGGCAGTCACCGGTGTTAAGCCCCGCATTCTTGGGGTGCCGGGGCTGGACACCAAAGAGGTCGCCGTAGCACTTGCATCCACTTGCCAGAAGTTACGCGCATTTGGTTATGTCAGCGCGTGGGACTGTAAGACTGTTTCCGAAGCGAAAGCCTATCGCGAGAATTTCAGCCAGCGTGAGCTGATGGTGATCTGGCCGGATTTTCTGGCATGGAACACTGCGACTAACACGACAGCTATTGCCTACGCCACCGCTCGCGCACTCGGTCTGCGTGCCAAGATCGACCAAGAACAGGGCTGGCACAAAACGCTGTCTAACGTCGGCGTCAATGGCGTCACCGGTATCAGCGCCTCGGTATTCTGGGATTTACAAGAACCGGGTACTGATGCCGACCTGCTCAATGAATCCGGTATCACCACGCTAATCCGCAAAGATGGTTTCCGTTTTTGGGGTAACCGTACCTGCTCGGATGACCCGCTATTCCTGTTTGAGAACTATACCCGCACCGCACAGGTTATCGCCGATACCCTAGCCGAGGGGCATAGGTGGGCGGTGGATAAACCTGTCACCACCACACTAATTCGCGACATCGTGGATGGCATCAATGCCAAGTTTCGCGAGCTGAAAACTAACGGCTATATCGTCGATGCAAGCTGCTGGTTTGATGAAGATGCCAATAACGCCGAAACCCTGAAAGCCGGAAAACTGTATATCGATTATGACTATACGCCGGTACCGCCACTAGAAAACCTGACCTTACGCCAGCGTATCACCGATAAGTATCTGGCAAATCTGGTCTCCTCGGTTAACAGCAAGTAA
- a CDS encoding helix-turn-helix transcriptional regulator, translating into MNKSLYDSLKLLIHFWKLSSEPWGAKDNQSKFIYANDKYKALLALPNKFCVEGRFDGELPAPTAEFQTDFQQHDRKVELLQDRITSIEIHAFDGQTYFQAWFFDKYPLIDKDGISQGTIFHGRPVDNLLLKNLYKIKIPTSLVFTPPSELFSKREWEVIFYIMQSFTSKEISKKIHLSPRTICNIIQNIYGKINVTSKKQLIEYCYENKINNYIPQSFFEATGSFPLMS; encoded by the coding sequence ATGAATAAATCCCTATACGACTCACTCAAGTTATTAATACATTTTTGGAAACTCAGTTCTGAGCCTTGGGGGGCAAAAGATAATCAATCAAAGTTTATTTATGCAAATGATAAATACAAAGCCTTATTGGCATTACCAAACAAATTTTGCGTTGAAGGACGATTTGATGGAGAACTCCCAGCACCTACCGCTGAATTTCAAACAGATTTTCAACAGCATGATCGCAAAGTCGAGCTATTGCAAGACCGTATAACATCGATTGAAATACATGCTTTTGACGGGCAAACCTATTTTCAAGCTTGGTTTTTTGATAAGTATCCTTTAATAGATAAAGACGGCATTTCACAAGGAACGATTTTCCATGGAAGACCGGTCGATAATCTATTACTAAAGAATTTGTATAAAATAAAAATCCCAACTTCACTTGTATTCACACCTCCATCTGAATTGTTTTCAAAACGAGAGTGGGAAGTTATTTTTTATATCATGCAATCATTTACCAGCAAGGAGATATCAAAAAAAATACATTTATCACCGAGGACAATCTGTAACATAATTCAGAATATTTACGGGAAAATTAATGTCACCAGTAAAAAACAGCTAATCGAGTATTGTTATGAGAATAAAATAAATAACTATATACCCCAAAGCTTCTTCGAAGCTACAGGTTCATTTCCTCTTATGTCATAA
- a CDS encoding cupin domain-containing protein yields MIIFSNFGGNKIKEDHVVGISIIEMFKKKGLQAYGTIIDQGKYVGCHSHTEGEEWYIILSGEGSIWTADVIEGILKNHREDKFSKGSVFCIYPNTAHQLTAKTTVEFVFLCPESHITDDRYMFENIFR; encoded by the coding sequence ATGATAATTTTTTCAAATTTTGGTGGTAATAAAATAAAAGAAGACCACGTAGTGGGTATATCAATTATAGAAATGTTTAAGAAAAAGGGTTTACAGGCCTATGGTACAATAATTGATCAAGGAAAGTATGTCGGCTGCCATAGTCATACTGAGGGTGAAGAATGGTATATCATCCTTTCGGGAGAGGGCTCTATTTGGACAGCAGATGTTATAGAGGGTATTTTAAAAAATCACCGAGAGGATAAATTTAGCAAAGGTTCTGTATTTTGCATTTATCCCAATACTGCACATCAACTCACCGCGAAAACAACGGTAGAGTTCGTATTTTTATGCCCAGAATCGCATATTACCGATGACAGATATATGTTTGAAAATATTTTTAGGTAA
- a CDS encoding phage tail protein — MTTKYFAILTNQGAARLANAAALGTTLKITHMSVGDGGGKAVTPNPEQTTLINEVRRGVVNMLSIDPQNINQIIVEQVIPENEGGWFIREIGLFDSEGLLIAVANCPETYKPLLQEGSGRTQTIRMILIVSSTSAMELKVDPSVVLATRQYVDNKIIEVKQYADTLHQKHIDAANPHNQYAFKHSPALTGRPTAPTPEQDSNNQQIATTGFVRTWISILKGNVPVEFGTLKALADSLSTKLAKGSNGADIPDKPRFVDNLGLRDTVNKATGALQKSQNGADIPNKPLFTRNIGVYNKAESDARYLRVPDNLPVGIPLPWPLATPPTGWIICNGQPFDKARCPQLAKAYPNGVLPDLRGVFIRGWDNGRNLDGGRTLLSFQGDAIRNITGYYVQRLAGNSYWTDCGGAFYQEGKAFGHNAINDGGNGATTKKFDASRVVPTAKENRPVNMAFNYIVRAA, encoded by the coding sequence ATGACTACGAAATATTTTGCAATTTTGACTAATCAGGGTGCGGCCCGGTTGGCCAATGCAGCAGCATTAGGGACAACGTTAAAAATTACCCATATGTCTGTCGGGGATGGTGGCGGAAAGGCTGTAACGCCAAATCCAGAACAAACAACGCTAATAAATGAAGTCAGGCGAGGCGTAGTTAATATGCTCTCAATTGACCCGCAAAATATAAATCAGATAATTGTCGAGCAGGTTATTCCCGAAAATGAGGGCGGCTGGTTTATTCGTGAAATCGGTCTGTTTGACAGTGAAGGATTGTTAATTGCCGTCGCAAACTGCCCTGAAACATACAAGCCATTGTTACAGGAGGGGAGTGGCCGAACTCAAACCATTCGAATGATTTTAATTGTTTCCAGCACCAGTGCGATGGAGTTAAAAGTTGATCCGTCAGTGGTGCTGGCAACTCGCCAATATGTTGATAATAAAATCATTGAAGTTAAACAGTACGCCGATACTTTACATCAAAAACATATTGATGCTGCTAATCCGCATAACCAATATGCATTCAAACACAGCCCAGCTTTGACGGGAAGACCAACAGCACCCACGCCAGAACAAGACAGCAATAATCAGCAAATAGCGACCACTGGATTTGTACGTACATGGATTAGCATTCTGAAAGGTAACGTTCCTGTTGAATTTGGCACCCTAAAGGCATTAGCGGACTCTCTTAGTACTAAGTTGGCAAAAGGCAGTAATGGCGCTGATATTCCCGATAAACCACGTTTTGTCGATAACCTTGGCTTGCGAGATACCGTCAATAAAGCGACAGGTGCACTGCAAAAAAGCCAGAACGGCGCTGATATCCCCAATAAACCATTGTTTACTCGTAATATTGGGGTTTACAACAAAGCTGAAAGTGATGCCCGTTATTTACGCGTGCCAGATAATTTACCTGTCGGTATTCCACTGCCGTGGCCGTTAGCTACACCGCCAACAGGTTGGATAATTTGTAATGGTCAGCCATTTGATAAAGCGCGATGCCCTCAATTGGCAAAGGCCTATCCAAACGGCGTATTGCCTGATTTGCGCGGCGTATTTATCCGTGGCTGGGACAATGGGCGAAACCTTGATGGTGGACGTACATTGCTCAGTTTTCAGGGAGATGCCATCAGGAACATTACTGGGTATTACGTTCAAAGGTTGGCCGGTAACTCATATTGGACTGACTGTGGGGGAGCGTTCTATCAGGAAGGTAAAGCTTTTGGACACAATGCTATTAATGATGGTGGTAATGGAGCAACAACCAAGAAATTTGACGCTTCCCGCGTCGTCCCAACAGCCAAAGAAAACCGTCCAGTTAATATGGCGTTTAACTACATTGTGAGGGCTGCATAA
- a CDS encoding tail fiber assembly protein: protein MSDKEQIVTVFNYHYETKEFVGESDYYIAPYTGLPASCTEIKPLLARKGYAVIFNEETQRWEYVEDRRETEVYNTQTGEPQTINQLGSLPENTTLLAPTSPFDRWNGTKWVKDSEAEKQYYLAEARQRKSILLDDANTQIEILKDSIEFDMSTPTAETELVAWRKYRVQLNQLDISAAPGIDWPKKPA from the coding sequence ATGTCTGACAAAGAACAGATTGTTACTGTTTTTAATTATCATTATGAGACTAAAGAATTTGTTGGGGAAAGTGATTACTATATTGCTCCCTATACTGGGCTACCCGCATCCTGCACGGAGATAAAACCTTTGCTCGCCAGAAAGGGATATGCAGTTATTTTTAATGAAGAAACCCAGCGATGGGAATATGTCGAAGACCGTCGCGAAACCGAGGTTTACAACACGCAAACCGGTGAGCCACAAACCATCAATCAGCTTGGTTCGCTGCCAGAAAACACCACCCTACTGGCCCCCACCAGTCCATTTGACCGTTGGAATGGCACTAAATGGGTTAAAGACAGTGAGGCGGAAAAACAATATTACTTAGCCGAAGCAAGGCAAAGGAAAAGTATTTTGCTGGACGATGCCAATACTCAAATTGAAATTCTCAAAGACAGTATTGAGTTTGATATGTCCACCCCAACCGCCGAAACTGAGTTAGTAGCATGGCGTAAATATCGCGTTCAGCTTAATCAGCTAGATATATCAGCGGCACCGGGTATTGATTGGCCGAAAAAACCGGCGTAA
- a CDS encoding phage tail protein, translating into MMLALGMFVFMRQTLPYQNFQRNAEYRWPSNSRVGQRDAFQFLGVGEEKITLGGVLYPELTGGKMTMTTLRLMAEEGRAWPLLDGTGMIYGMYVINSVNETGSVFFADGTPRKIDFTLTLTRVDESLAALYGDIGKQSETFIGNNGNMIAKLAGAVGAS; encoded by the coding sequence ATGATGCTCGCACTCGGTATGTTTGTTTTTATGCGGCAGACACTGCCCTACCAGAATTTTCAGCGTAATGCGGAGTATCGCTGGCCGTCTAATAGTCGGGTTGGTCAGCGTGATGCTTTTCAGTTTCTTGGGGTTGGCGAAGAGAAAATCACACTTGGGGGTGTGCTTTATCCCGAACTCACGGGCGGTAAAATGACTATGACCACACTTAGACTGATGGCGGAAGAAGGCCGCGCGTGGCCATTGCTGGATGGCACCGGCATGATTTACGGTATGTATGTCATTAACTCGGTGAATGAAACCGGTAGCGTGTTTTTTGCCGATGGTACTCCGCGCAAAATCGATTTTACGCTAACTCTCACCCGCGTGGATGAATCGCTTGCAGCGCTATATGGCGATATAGGTAAACAGAGCGAAACGTTCATCGGCAATAACGGCAATATGATCGCAAAACTGGCTGGCGCAGTGGGGGCGAGTTAA
- a CDS encoding phage tail protein I has translation MSDNRLLPVGSSALEVATVMAAAEITRVPVPLRTLGDPQRCPVALLSYLAWALSVDRWDFNWPEATKRHVIASSFFIHQHKGTISALRRAVEPLGYLIEVKEWWQLNEEPGTFRLVIGVLDSGITDEMYQVLELLINDAKPASRHLIGLNISLSSSGSLFVGASCYHGETLTIYPYIADEITVGGEFFPASAIHLIDSLNV, from the coding sequence ATGAGTGATAATCGTTTGTTGCCCGTGGGCTCATCGGCGCTGGAAGTCGCCACCGTAATGGCTGCGGCTGAAATTACCCGAGTGCCAGTGCCACTACGTACATTGGGGGATCCGCAGCGATGTCCTGTCGCACTGTTATCTTATTTGGCGTGGGCGCTGTCGGTTGACCGGTGGGATTTTAACTGGCCGGAAGCGACTAAGCGCCATGTTATTGCATCCTCATTTTTTATCCATCAACACAAAGGCACTATCAGTGCATTGCGGCGGGCGGTGGAACCGCTTGGCTATCTGATTGAAGTTAAAGAGTGGTGGCAGCTTAACGAGGAACCCGGCACTTTTCGCCTCGTTATTGGAGTGCTCGACAGTGGTATTACTGACGAAATGTATCAGGTGCTCGAGCTTTTAATTAATGATGCCAAACCAGCAAGCCGCCACCTAATAGGCCTTAATATCAGTCTAAGTTCAAGCGGTAGCCTATTTGTCGGTGCAAGTTGTTATCACGGTGAAACGCTGACCATCTACCCCTATATAGCGGATGAAATCACCGTCGGGGGCGAGTTCTTCCCAGCTTCAGCTATACATTTAATTGACTCACTGAACGTGTAA